The DNA region cctccttgctgaattggtaatggaacactaaagaatcagttacTGAGGCAGACAActaaggggaacagaacaaggggcattttatcctttttacaatgagaggggagtatgaagggagttgggatcgatccggggttgttgttttttgtcagagaacagggtgaaggggagcgctcagtctggtggtgggagaggagtcttttaataaagcttttcatttattatttgaatatttgagagagacgagttttgattttgtccacctacgatttgcctcttcccaccactgcatgaaacaattaacctctcctttagccaatttagttttaggctggccgagtttgttttttaagatgtccactcggtccttgttccaaggttttaacagtggccactgagttttgggatctccctgagttagcctagaccatttttccagaaatttacaggagtccggacccttcctaaaactgagctggcgttcctttagggaactgtcccgacttagacgtctgtTACCAATACAgaaggactttacacacaccaatcacacaagaaggaaattcgggttcgtcagagcgatgcccggtgcaacacacaaaaggagcccacaggctactgactcaatcgcccttgctttcacaccaagggttttacccaaggtgcggtgcggctgcgattgtgcagatttcactcactcagaccgtggggacaggaaccccttggtcggccaatccccggacggagatggcacccagactcaaatactccacaggaggacagatagacacagagacaggacagtcctcagtccggacaaaacacagaaataattacctgaccagattcctgatgtcagatcccgggatccctaccagaacagagtgggaaccaacaggttcgatggcgtagacctcactgtggttgtgcgcccttccgttcaggaggaggaccgctcgggccaaatgcccaggtgccggctaccacggtcgtcctacaaaaatgatcaggaatcacacagccccagtgaagacggttgccatctcggtggaacctccaaattgtcaaagttagactcaggactcatagtttgtcagaccactctgttttattagcacagcgctctgctaatacattcagataatgtgagcctccatgcaagattcaaacagtcttatttatacagataaaagggtgcgaactaaacaaagggacagagagagcaaaaggtttaatttgcatagggcacaatatgcatatcctgcttccttattaactcttatcaatctgcaaaaagaagaacaggagtacttgtggcaccttagagactaacaaatttattagagcataagctttcgtggactacagcccacttcttcggatgcatatagaatggaacatataatgaggagatatatatacacacatacagagagcataaacaggtgggagttgtcttaccaactctgagaggccaattaattaagaaaaaaaaaaagagacgaagagtctgtcctatctcggggcctctccttttgtccctccagacccatgaatatgatacagttctgcggtgacctagaatcctactttcgacgtctccgactcaaagaatatttccaacatacctctgaacagcatactaacccacagaatcctccctaccagcactacaaaaaaaaggattctgcatggactcctccggacggtcgaaacaacagactggatttctacatagattgcttccgtcgacgtgcaaaggctgaaattgtggaaaagcaacatcacttgccacataacctcagccatgctgaacacaacgccatctacagcctcagaaacaaccctgacatcataatcaaaaaggctgacaaaggaggtgctgtcgtcatcatgaataaattggaatatgaccaggaggctgctagacagctctctaacaccacattctacaggccattatcctctgatcccactgaggattacctaaagaaactacaccatctgctaaaaaaactccctgacaaagcacaggaacaaatccgtacagacacatgcctagaaccccgaccaggggtattctatttgctacccaagatccataaacctggatatcctggacgccccatcatctcaggcattggcaccctaacatcaggcttgtctggttatgtagactctgtcctaagaccctacgctaccagcactcccagctatcttcgagacaccactgacttcctgaggaaactacaatccatcggtgatcttccagaaaacaccatcctggccactatggacgtagaagccctctacaccaatattccacacaaagatggactacaagctatcaggaacagtatccctgataatgtcacagctaacctggtggctgaactttgtgattttgtcctcacccacaactatttcacatttggggacaatatataccttcaagtcagcggcactgctatgggtacccgcatggccccacaatatgccaacatttttatggctgacttagaacaacgcttccttagctctcgtcccctaacgcccctactctacttgcgctacattgatgacatcttcatcatctggacccatggaaaagaagcccttgaggaatttcaccatgatttcaataatttccatcccaccatcaacctcagcctagatcaatccacacaagcggtccatttcctggacactactgtgctaataagcgatggtcacatcaataccaccctataccggaaacctactgaccgctacacttacctacatgcctccagcttccatccaggacacaccacacgatccattgtctacagccaagctctaagatataaccgcatttgctccaatccctcggatagagacaagcacctacaagatctctatcaagcattcttaaaactacaatacccacctgctgaagtgaaaaaacagattgacagagccagacgagtacccagaagtcacctcctacaagacaggcccaacaaagaaaataacagaacaccactagctgtcaccttcagcccccaactaaaacctctccagcgcatcatcagagatctacaacctatcctgaaagatgatcctttactctcacagatcttgggagacagacctgtcctcgcttacagacaaccccccaacctaaagcaaatactcaccagcaaccacacatcactgaacaaaaccactaacccaggaacctatccttgtaacaaaccccgatgccaactctgtccacatatctattcaagtgacatcatcataggacctaatcacatcagccataccatcaggggctcgttcacctgcacatctaccaatgtgatctatgccatcatgtgccagcaatgcccctctgccatgtacattggccaaaccggacagtctctccgcaaaagaattaatggacacaaatctgacatcaggaatcaaaatactcaaaaaccagtgggagaacactttaacctgtctggtcattcagtgacagacctgcgggtggctatattacaacagaaaaacttcaaaaacagactccaaagagagactgcagagctagaattgatatgcaaactagacacaatcaactccggtttgaataaggactgggaatggctgagccattacaaacgttgactatctcccctcgtaagtactctcacacttcttatcacactgtctgtactcggctagcttgattatcacttcaaaagttttttttttttttttttcttaattaattggcctctcagagttggtaagacaactcccacctgtttatgctctctgtatgtgtgtatatatatctcctcattatatgttccattctatatgcatccgaagaagtgggctgtagtccacgaaagcttatgctctaataaatttgttagtctctaaggtgccacaagtactcctgttcttctttttgcggatacagactaacacggctgttactctgaatcttatcaatctaaggctaatgcttcaccaattgcccttaagtggggcaattcattaagcagttaatgtctgctttcctgcccccctggcttgcagcatttctcatttctacttaaaggtacatacagcattctttaattcattctatttctttaatataattcatttcactttcacaatagcAACCTGGCTGaagtatatattgtgacagaaCTAGAATTTATATGAACTTGCAATATGTCAAGTATTTCTAATTTCTTTGTCTTCTGCTTTTCTGATTTGTATGTGTACATTTCAGTCTACTTCAGAAGTTGTTGTTGCATCCATACTAGAGACTCAGTCTTTCACACACAAAGAAAGCAACTGTACTATTTATATAGATTCTTCATATTATGAAAAATATTGTCCTATAAGCTCACAAACTTTTTTGGTAAGTCATTAGTAATTGATATTTATGAGCTGCTTCTCCTCTCATTTCCACTGGTATAAATCCTGAGTTGCTCCATCAAAACcaatggagcagatcctcaactgatgtaaatcaatggagctctggtttttggtgtttttgttttgttttttgttttgagatATGCTAATGTacagtagctgaggatctggccaagtgGCATTATAACAATGTAATGCTAttgagagaggagaatcaagcccttgaATACAGTCAGCATTGACACTTAAAAACTCTTCCCCCTTTTTTTAAGCTATCAAGTACTATGAGGTTGCATATAATTGCAAGGCCTGCTTAGCACAAGTATACTTGGAGAATATCGTAGGAGATATATAAAAGGATCAAGCCTTCATTAagattaggtgcctaaagatgaagttagacattttgaaaatcccaccaggtcAAGGGTATGAATCCAGCTGAGGTTGCAGGCCAGTAAATAGTCCCGTTCGGTTCCATAAGAATATTCAGGTGAACAAGGGTTTGCAGCATCAGGCCCTAGGTTCAGTCCCACGTTCTTGTTAAACTGGCACTCCCAGCAAAGAGAGAGAAGTGTGAATCAAGAACAACAAGATATCTCATGGCTGGGAGGCTCCACTGCACAGTTGAGGCACATTGGTTAGGGCAACAtggagaagcttgcactgccattGCTCCCCCTGTCTGTTTGTTAGATCCACCTTTTGTCTAATAtgtagactgtaagatctttgggataGGGACTGTATGTTATAGATGTGTACATTGCTTAGCACAATTGTCTGGtgtaagtgctactgtaatacaaataaataacatttacAACATTACTTCAGTGTGTTGAGCACTTAAGGTGGAACCATATAGCACTTTTTATAAAAGGTATaacctagaacaggggtaggcaacctatggcacgtgcaccaaaggcggcacgcgagctgattttcagtggcactcacactgcccgggtcctggccaccggtcctgggggctctgcattttaatttaattttaaatgaagcttcttaaacattttaaaaaccttatttactttacatacaacaatagtttagttatatattctagacttatagaaagagaccttctaaaaacgttaaaatgtattactggcacgcgaaaccttaaattagagtgaataaatgaagactcggcacaccacttctgaaaggttgccgacccctgacctagaagaTATATCATTGGATTTAATCTAATTCTCTGTCCTCTATACAGCTAGGTTTTTTGCACTGGAATGGGTATACAGTGAGATTTGTGACTGATCCGCACGTAATAAAAGTCTAATTACACCAATATTTCAGATCAGAGAATAGTatccttttattttttcaaatataaatTACTTTGTGGTAAAAAGCAATGAGTAGCAGCTTTGTATCAACTGAGTTTTGGAACTGATGACCTACATCAGTGGTTAATCTTGCTTCTTGATTAGTCTGAACCCTAAAGCGCCTAAGCTGTATTTTGCACTAAGGTAGATGTTTAATAGTAATGATAATTAGCTAGCAGAGTGCAGTTTGATGCTGCTGAAATCTATCCAGGGCCATTTATAACCAAATTTACAGGTACTATTGTTTTCCTTTATCTGTATGTTTATAAGACCTTTAAAACATGGCTTTTTGTAcaaaaatggacttttttttaGTTACTTTGATATCACGTGCATTTTCTCCAGTTAGATTGTGTCCTCTTTTGTACAACATTTAGCAATAACCACTATTCTGGTAGAGGGTCCAAATCCTATAAATTAAGGGCTGCCCTCACGCCAGATTGTGCAAGTAAACCACCGTTTTTGGTATGGTCACAAGTCTCAAGGCCACTTGGCACCCATAAAAATAGCACCCCATTACAACTGCCCATCACCAATATGATGATATTTTGAGATGATGTGACAATGTAAACATCAGGACATGATGAGAACCATTGAAAATCCTCATCTTACAACTGTATGGcagtttgatattttttaaactatGCCCTGCTCtcttttgtgtgggttttttattgtCTTAATATATTCGgaattttgttttaatctttaTCTTAATACAGTTGACTTAATATATCAACATGTTACTTCCTTGTTTTGTTAATCTTGAGAGTAGCTGGTATCAAATGTAAATGACATTGTTATCTTATAGCTTTCACATCATTTTGCCATGGCTTAATAAAACTGTAATAACCATGAAAACTGTAAGCATGCGGTTTTATGTTTGATGTGCCAGTTGCAGCAGTTTGTGCAGTTCCCAGGGTGGTGCTAATTGAACTGATTCCAATATAGAGATGTCCTTGCAGAACTGGATGTTACACAAGCTGGTCAAAACACCGATGTTAACTTTAGCTCCACTGAAAACAGAAAAcgataatataatataattacacctctaccccgatataacgcggcccgatataacatgaattctgatataacgccgtaaagcagcgctccgggggggcggggctgcgcactccggcagatcaaagcaagttcgatataacacggtttcacctacaatgcggtaagatttttctggctcccaaggaccgcgttatatcggggtagaggtgtaatatgtCCAATTTTAAGGGGACCTGTGCAGTCAGACATATTGACCGGACACCAAAAGTCCGGTTATCATAATTTTCTAGTGTTTTCTAGCatcctgtaacaaataaaacctgaaattAGCATAATATATCTGTCAAAAATATATTTGATCGAATCTTTGAATAACTTTTTCAGTGCACAACCACAGGCAGTGGGGAGCAACTGGCCTTTAAAGAGTTAAGACCCTAGCCAGCAGGCATCAACAGTCAGCTATGTAGTTAGTGTTGTCACGTCCACAGTGTTGACACTGTTGTATCTATTGGCTAAactgtgctgcagtcacactagTGCGAGGTGAAATGGCAGAacccaaaaagaaaaagattcaaAGGTTGTCCAGTATGATCGATAAATTCTTCGTAAATGCTGATAGCTCCGAAGAACAACACGTATGCATGGCTGAATTGCTTTTAACATATCATGGAGTTAAATATCACCACAACTACCGTTCTCAAGATTGTGGAAATAAGCTGTACCCCTCCATTCTCACCGATTCCAAGATCGCGTCCAAAATTCACTGCGGAAGGAGAAAAGCGGAGGCTTTGATTGAGAATGTATTAGCACCCCATTCATTGAAACTGACTGTGCAAGACATTGGATCAACGTCGTTCTCAATAGTGACAGAAGCTTCTAATAAAGGGAACACAAAATTATTCCCAGTTGCGGTTTACTACTTTAATAAAGATAAGGGAAGCTGCACATGTATCATAGACTTTTTTGAGGATGCAGATAAGACATCAGAGGCAATTGCAAACAACATACGAAGTTGTCTTCAAGATGCTGGTCTGATACATGATAAAATTGTGGCATATGGAGCAGACAACGCATCAGTCAATTCTGGAAAACACAAGTCTGTTTTGGTGCACCTAAAACAAATGTTGGATTTACCAAACCTTGTGCCATGGCACTGCAGTGCTCACATAGTACACAATACAGCGAAACATAGCTTGAAAATGCTCTCTTATGATGTAGAGAACTTGGTCATCAAGGTTTTCAGTGAATCCTCTCCTGTGCAAAGAATATTAGTGAACTTAAAGAGTTCCTTCACTTCATGGAGACAGAATATTCAGAAATCTTATGCCATGTACCTACACATTTTTTAACCCTTTTCACTGCCGTCGACAGGTTACTGAAGAATTGGCCTGCACTCAAGTCTTACTTTATGAGCAAAGAAGAGGAAACAGTGAGCTGTGCAATATGGGCCTTTCTTTCTGAGCAGGAGGACACAGTATCCAATGATGAAACTATTACGCTTCCCGAGCTGTACATATACTTTGTGCACAACATTATGAGCCAATTTAACAACACAATAAAGGTTCTTGAAAGTGATTACATTCAGGTAACTGACCTGTATGCTATATTCAACAAGCTGAGAAGAGAGATTCAGATTCGACAAGAGCAAGGCTTCTATGGATACAAGGTGACACAGTTCTTGAAGAAACTGCCGCCTAACGagcaaaataaatttgttggaGATGCCCAACAGGTTTACACACGCATGCTACAGTACCTGGAAAAGTGGTTTGATTTCAGCGAAAACTCTTTCTATATGTTGTGTGCGCCGCTCAGTCTGAATGGACCTCTTGAACTAGACAAATTGTGTGCTTTGACTACAAACTTGAACATTCAAGTGGACGGCGATGAACTATTTACAGAAATGTGTACATTGAATGATGTGCTACCAACCCTAAAGCATTTGACAAATGATACTGAATTGACATTGTGTCAGGAGCAACAAGAGCACCATCATCAAATCAATGTCTCTGAGGTATGGGTAGAGTTCTTTAAGCACTCGGAGGCCCCGAGCTTACTTAAAATTGTGCAGCATGTGCTTGCTATACCACCCAGCAACGCATTTGTGGAACACATTTTCAGTGTTATGAAGAACTTGTGGACTGATGAAAGGAATCAGCTCAAAGTGGACCTGGTGAAAGCTGAGCTATTCGTGCACTTCAACTATAAAATGACATGTGCCAAGTTTGCTGGATTTTTGAAGACAGAAGCAGCTAAAGAGCTTGTGGTGGCAGcaagaaaagaacagaagtatAAATGTAAGTAGTTTTAATTGCCACTCActaaaactgtttttgtttaattttgtttgtatCTTCTTTACACTTCAGAAGaagtttaaaaagtttttaattttacaGTAGTGTTTAAAATCTCTCCCTGGTGAGGTGAAGGGAATTTGAATCGCACATTCCATCTCCCACATTCAAACTGTTGTAGCTCCTGGCCTTTTCCGGGTGCCTGcttgggccttgcagtgaaaatgagcaagtgtgggggagagcgagcaacagacggagaggggatggagtgagcaggggtggagcctcagtGAAAgtgtggggcctcagggcagggggtggggcaagggtattGGGTTTccgcaattagaaagttggcaaccctacttctaAAGTCCCCCAGGGTCTGCTTCATCTTAGCCAGGTCACAGTTGTTCCTAGAACTCTAGACACTTGGTTGTAGCTCCCTTTCCCCTGACCTCCCTACTCTGATTGTTCAGATGGGATATGGTGTCCAGATttgtccccttctctctctcccttgggAAAGGGTTTGGGGAGGATTCTGTTCCTGATTTTTCAGTTTCTCCAATGCTATTTGGGtttgtttctctcctttccccctccagtGCAGGGAATGACTCATGTTTggattctctctctgtcccagcaggtATGGGGATGATGAGTGAGAATGTGGAAGAGAATCCTCAGCAGGAAGATCCTGAAACTCATGTTACATTATTGGGAAGATCTGAAGGGACTGTGTCCTGGAGTCCAGAGCATGGAAAAGCTGGTGGgtgtcagcacaggccagagagacAGCAGGGAAACCAGTCAGGGAAGAAAGTGGGTAAATCCGTTCAATGTGAAGGTGGTTTGAAGAATCTTAGTAAAAACATGATGCACCAGAGATTCTCCAATGGGGAGGGAAAATACACATGcaccgagtgtgggaaaagcttcagtcagagtttaCACCTTATTATACATTGCAGAACCCACACAGGACAAAGACCTCATAAATGTCttcagtgtgggaaaagctttattGACAACCCAACCCTGAAaatacatcagagaatccacatgggAGAAAAACCCTACAAGTGccctgactgtgggaaaagcttcagtgagAGACCACATCTTATTGgccaccagagaatccacaccgAAGCAAAAACTTTCATATGTTCTCAGTGTGGGGAAACCCTCTGTAACTGGTCAACCTTTCTTAGACatgagagaatccacactggagagagatctAAACCTTATcgctgccttgagtgcagggagaACTTCCGTGATTGGTCAGGTCTTAGTAGGcatcagagaattcacacaggagagaaaccctataactgCCTGgactgtggagaaagcttcagtCGGTGCTCAAACCTTACCAGGCACCAAAAAGCTCACACTGGGGAGAGACCCTATAAGTGCCtcaagtgtgggaaaagcttcagtcggagATCAACCCGCAGTAGACATCTGAGAACCCAttggggagaaagtgaataaatgcCCTGACTAGGGCTGGCTGAAGTGAATTATACTGAAGCAATTGCACCACTACAGCTAAAGTTGAGACTAGCTTCCTTTTTAACTGCCAGTTTTTCTgtgtgctctaaaatccacacgTGGACTTGGATTGTCTTGAAAATTGCTGTGCCTCATCTGGGCCGGGGGCAGAGCTAGTGATGTGAGGTTGTGTTCATTTGGTCTAGGGATTCCTCAGATACAGCTCCCCCAATAAGGAGCTGCTTTTACTATTCAGATAGCTCTGAAACCCTGTGCCAACTTAACCCCCATGAAAAGCAGGAAATATAACATGAAAGTAGATGCTACCCCCAcaacataaccttaactctgccctctttgagtGAAGTCCCAGCGTACCAGTAACACACATTTAGCTCTCTAACTTTACAGATGCTACAGAACACTTCAGGAACAGAGCACTGATGAGCAGCGCAGGACAAAGTCTGCCACCTTCTCTTGATAAGGGAGGACTCTGGGGTAGGTCAGGCATAGTGAGCAGCTGCCACTTACACTCAAAAACTGAGTGTACTCCCCACAAACCACCccagaatttcaaaatgttcccaTGCcttcacccctgccctgaggatTCCTTGAGACAAGGCTTTCACTGACCCTGCAGTAAGCCCTGGAGACCTCATGACATATGCCAGCAGATAGCTGACAATCTCCAGGGCTACACTCCCTTGTGCATTTCTACTGACACAGCCTACAGAATTCTGCATTGCAATGAAGTATAATTGATCCTTTTAAAGTACACCTGCACCTCTTCTCCTATCACAGTGACAGCTTTGACAACCCGCTGCAGCTAATCTCTTCACCATTCAATACAGCTACGCCACACACAGTGAAGGTAGACGAGTGCATGCACAACACAAGCAATGGTATATTTTCTTAGTCCTTCATGTCTACTCATTATGGCAACACAGTTACTGAACCATTCTCAGTGGTTATTGCCAGCTCTAAGGgggaagagttaaggttgcattgtgGGAATGGCATTTACCTTCATTTCTTAGTTTTTAGAGGTGTAAGTTTACCCACTCTCCACATTGTGGAAGGGCACAAGGCAGAGCTGGTAGCCCCTGTAGCTGCCAACGACTTGGAGAGAGATGGGCATTCAGCTCAGGGAGTTCAGTCAGA from Malaclemys terrapin pileata isolate rMalTer1 chromosome 13, rMalTer1.hap1, whole genome shotgun sequence includes:
- the LOC128848340 gene encoding zinc finger protein 239-like; the protein is MGMMSENVEENPQQEDPETHVTLLGRSEGTVSWSPEHGKAGGCQHRPERQQGNQSGKKVGKSVQCEGGLKNLSKNMMHQRFSNGEGKYTCTECGKSFSQSLHLIIHCRTHTGQRPHKCLQCGKSFIDNPTLKIHQRIHMGEKPYKCPDCGKSFSERPHLIGHQRIHTEAKTFICSQCGETLCNWSTFLRHERIHTGERSKPYRCLECRENFRDWSGLSRHQRIHTGEKPYNCLDCGESFSRCSNLTRHQKAHTGERPYKCLKCGKSFSRRSTRSRHLRTHWGESE